From the Luteolibacter sp. Y139 genome, one window contains:
- a CDS encoding RNA polymerase sigma factor → MSGYLHSGRIEHGLWATPEVFGHAPQAGACPAPGMAAPVNDAASSQEPSMALLEAARRGEEAAGKEIVTLLHPLVARLVSRQIRRNADLEDVLQEVFIKVFVKMHQYRGPQPFSHWVSRLAVTTCYDWLRRQKARPAVMASDLTDAERIALEHIQSQAEDHGGNDDPDLVSGLLDRLIAALKPHEQIVIRLLDLEERSVAEISALTGWGQSKVKVTAFRARKKLNTLLKQLESP, encoded by the coding sequence ATGAGCGGCTACCTCCATAGCGGACGGATCGAGCACGGGCTCTGGGCGACCCCGGAGGTCTTCGGCCACGCGCCGCAGGCAGGTGCCTGCCCGGCACCGGGCATGGCCGCCCCGGTCAATGACGCCGCTTCATCCCAGGAGCCATCGATGGCCCTGCTGGAAGCGGCGCGCAGGGGCGAAGAAGCCGCGGGCAAGGAAATCGTCACTCTCCTCCATCCCCTGGTAGCGCGCCTCGTCAGCCGCCAGATCCGCCGGAATGCGGATCTGGAAGACGTCCTCCAGGAAGTCTTCATCAAGGTCTTCGTGAAGATGCACCAGTACCGGGGCCCGCAGCCTTTCAGTCACTGGGTTAGCCGCCTCGCGGTCACCACCTGCTACGATTGGCTGCGCCGTCAGAAGGCCCGCCCCGCCGTCATGGCGAGCGATCTAACGGACGCCGAGCGCATCGCCCTCGAGCACATCCAATCCCAGGCGGAAGATCACGGCGGCAATGATGACCCGGATCTGGTGTCCGGCCTTCTCGACCGCCTCATCGCCGCACTGAAGCCCCACGAACAAATCGTCATCCGTCTGCTCGACCTGGAAGAGCGCTCGGTCGCCGAGATCTCCGCATTGACCGGCTGGGGCCAATCAAAGGTCAAGGTGACCGCCTTCCGCGCCCGCAAGAAACTCAACACATTGCTCAAACAACTCGAATCGCCATGA
- a CDS encoding EF-hand domain-containing protein has translation MKTPLFPWLVLAGVCVAVPPGMTTSTAAFLDVNGDGNISELERQAYDEARNSSRGQGNKIWDTNGDGQVDETERQAAVVELKNRMDQKVASLFLDLAGDDQLLTLEEFSTLPRYSHVPPHVPANHFNHMDENEDGFVTLEEFFKGTGRGKPPAPPGQTKDKSDKDPKSTTSP, from the coding sequence ATGAAAACTCCACTCTTCCCGTGGCTTGTTCTCGCCGGAGTTTGCGTCGCCGTGCCACCGGGCATGACGACCTCCACCGCCGCGTTCCTCGATGTGAATGGAGACGGGAACATCTCCGAATTGGAGCGCCAGGCATACGATGAGGCCCGCAATAGCTCCCGCGGCCAGGGCAACAAGATCTGGGACACGAATGGCGATGGACAGGTCGATGAGACCGAGCGTCAGGCCGCGGTCGTGGAATTGAAGAACCGCATGGACCAGAAGGTCGCATCCCTCTTCCTCGATCTGGCCGGTGATGATCAGCTCCTCACGTTGGAAGAGTTCTCCACCCTGCCGAGATACAGCCACGTCCCTCCGCACGTCCCCGCGAACCACTTCAACCACATGGATGAGAATGAGGATGGCTTCGTGACCCTCGAGGAATTCTTCAAGGGAACCGGCCGCGGAAAACCTCCGGCACCGCCAGGCCAGACCAAGGACAAGTCAGACAAGGATCCCAAATCCACCACTTCACCCTGA